The Macaca nemestrina isolate mMacNem1 chromosome 15, mMacNem.hap1, whole genome shotgun sequence genome segment ggccaaggcgggcagatcaccagaggtcgggagttggagaccagtctggccaacatggtgaaaccccttctctactgaaaatacaaaaaattaaccgggtgtggtggcaggcgcctgtaatcgcagctactcaggcggcttaggcaggagaactgcttgaacctgggaggcagaggttgcagcaggccatgatcacaccattgtactccaccctggacagcaagagcaaaactccatctcaaacaaaaaaaaattgagcataAAATACACAAAGTTCCCATATCCTTCTGTCCCGTCACCCTCACTTCCTAATTTcatctattattaacatcttacattaatGTGGTACATTTGCTAAAAGTAATGAGAAAATATTGACATATTATCTGGAGTCTATCATTTACATAACATTCATTCTTCGTTACCCATTTAATATGACGTTTGAAAATTGGTAACATTATGTTCACCATTATGTTCTCATAAAGAATATGTTCATCTCCCTAAAAATCCCCTCTTCTCGCTCATTAATCTCTGTCCTCTTTCTCCAGAAACCTTGACAACTATTAATATTTTCactgtgggctgggtgcggtggctcaagcctgtaattccagcactttgggaggcaaggtgggtggatcacgaggtcaggagatcgagaccatcctggctaacacggtgaagccccgtctctactaaaaaaatacaaaaaactagccgggcaaggtgaggggcacctgtagtcccagctactccggaggctgaggcaggagaatggcgtaaacccgggaggcggagtttgcagtgagtggagattgcaccactgctctccagcctgggcgacagagcgagacgccatccccccccctcccaaaaaaaaaaatattttcactgtggcttcagttttgccttttccagaatgtcgtatagttggaatcatatgtAGGTTTTTCAGATAAATGTATTTCACTAAATTGATATATATTTAGGcttccttcttgtcttttttATGCCTTAATGgcataaaatgcatattaaatcACCAAATAATACTGCATTAAATGGATTTCTGTCTTTATTTACCTCTTAAAGAATTTGGTAGATTTCATGAGAGAAACCATCCTAGTCTGGTGCTTTCCTTTTCGGAATGCTCTTAATGTGAATTCAACTTATTTAATAGACACAAGCTTATTCAAATTATCTAGGATTCTAGTGTGACCTTGGGAAGTGTTTTTCAAGGACCTGACACATTTCACTGAGGTTATCAAACTGTGGTCATAGAATTGTTCATGATACTCCCTGATTATCCTTTTAGTGCTCAATGGTTCGTTCAGTCGAGATGGCTCCTCTATTATTTCTGAAATTGGTCATTTTTGTTACCAGGCTTGGTTAGCTTGCATAGAAGTTCCTTCATTGTAATGAGCAtgtcaaagaaccagcttttggttttaatGATTTTCTGATGATTTCAGCGTTTTAATTTTATTGACTTCTGCAATGTTGTTCATTACATGTTCTACTTGCTTTACATtgcattcctttattttctacagtttccTACTTGAAACATGATATTACTGATTTTAGATcttgtgatttttaatatattgcatccaatgctataaatttccctctacggACTGCGTTTGTTACATCTAGAAATCTTGTCAAGTCACATTTTCATTTAAGGTAGTTAAAGgtatttttaactttctattgAGACTTCTTCTTTAACCCATGAGTTACTTAAAAGTGCAATgctaatttgcaaatatttggggatttttctggcttttacatttgattttttgttgtcaGGTATGTGTTGCAAAAGCAGTGATCTCTCATCTTGCCACCACCCAAGATGGCCCAGGATGTGGGCTCTCCTTGAATGAGTTTGGTAATCTGCCAACCGGATGTGGTCggcctcctccttttttttttttttttttgagacagagtctcgctctgtcgcccaggctggagtgcagtggccggatctcagctcactgcaagctctgcgtcccaggtttacgccattctcctgactcagcctcccgagtaactgggactacaggcgcccgccacctcgcccggctagttttttgtactttttagtagagacggggtttcaccgtgttagccaggatggtctcgatctcctgaccttgtgatccgcccgtctcggcctcccaaagtgctgggattacaggcttgagcactgcgcccggcctgcctcCTCCTTTAGTCTGAGCTTGCCTTCTGCTTAGAAAGGGCCATTCTCAGTTCTAGCAGGGAGTTTTCCCAAAGTTGAGAAGGTGACATTCTTACTCCCCAGTGCAGCCGGTACCTCTGACCCGTGGTCAACAGACAGGACAGACACGGGCAGGCTCTGTGTCCTAAAACAGAAGGAACTGTGCGACCGTCGTGATTGGAAATTTGTGAGGATCACCGTGTTACTCAAGTAAGGTCTTTGGAAGTGTCGTATTACTACTGTTTGTTAACTGCTTGTTGGTGGCCTGGCTGAGCCACACCCTTATGAAAACCAGTACCCGTCAGCCAATGTGGGTGTCTGTGCAGCCTGAGACCCTCATGAGAACAGCCTCATGGCAGCTGTCTTTTCCCCTTGCCACCATCAGTGCCTCCATGTTCCTGGGCACTGCTTTCTCTGATGGGTGCTGGGTGCTCCACTGTTTTCCTGCACCTCAGTGTCTATAGCTGGATGTCTCTTCTGGAATCTAGGTGAGGGGGCATCAATAGCAGTTCTGCTGTGGCACTGCCCTCCTTCTTAGCTTGTCTCGCTGTGTCTCAGGCTCCCTCAAAGATGCCACCCTTCAGGATCTTCCACAAGTTTCCTATTGAAATCCAAGCAGAAAAATATGAGCAATATGACCAACCGTATACCCACTGAAGACATGAATGAAGAATTAAAACAATTCTCCATGGACTGTACCTCATATAAATCCCTAGaagtagtttcttaaaaaaaaaaaatcaaggaagatGTCATGCTTTTCCATGAATTAGAATACCCTACATGAACAATTAAATGAAATGGCTAGCATAGTCTTGAAACCAAAACCAGATAAGGTAAATTAAAtcctgtgatattttaaaatactgtaaattCTGACTAATGCAAGTTAATCtcaaaatatgaaatggtgtATTAACATTGAAGATGCAGTAAAGTAGCTACCTCAAGAGGTTAATGGAGAAACAATGTGATTATTACAATAGATTGAGGAAATTCATGGATAATATTCACCATATATTTACAGAACAACTATCTTATAAACTTTAAGTGATCTATGACAACCATTTGAATTAATGCTGCTTTAGCAGCATATCTTTTGGCTTGTTAAAAACTGGACAAGAATtttcataacatttatttttaacaccTATATTGGGCATGAACCCATCATAAAGTTTGCCCACtgaaaatgtatacaatttgatgttttattACATTGATACTgtgtgcacccatcaccacgatctaatttaaaaatgtctcCCTCACCCAAGTTCTTGCCCACTGGCAGTTAATCCCCACTCCCATCTCCAGCCCTGAGCAGTGCTGCTATGATATTCCATCTCCATAAATTTCCCGCTTCCTTAATAGAAacggacatatatatatatatttggaatctGACTTCCTTCATTTAGCATACTATGTTTGAAGTTAGTTGACGCTTTAGCACGTGCTGGTCGTGTGTTTTCCTTCATAGTCTGCTGTGTTTATTCATACAGAtagtgtttattcatttatcagttaatggacatttaattattgtttttttctatgaTGAGTAATGCAGCTTTGAGCATTCATATGTAGTCATGTAATGCATAATGGTATTTTGgtcaatatatacattttttgagacccagagtagagtgcagtggcacaatcttggctcactgtaacctccaccttccgggttgaagcagttctcatgcctcattGTTCTGAGTTGCTGGGgcaacaggcacacaccaccatgccaggataatttttgtattttcattagagacagggttttactgtgttggccaagctaaTCTCAAATTcttagcctcaggtgatccacccacctcttcctcccatagtgctaggattataggcatgagccaccatgcttggcctaagttttttaagaaacagaactattttttaaattagctttgCCAATTTATATTTCGACCATGATTCATAGCACTAATTTCATTGCACAGTGTATGGTAGGCCTCAACATGTAAGAAATGATGAAAGCAACACATAAAGATTAGTGTAAAACAAATAAGATTATCATTGTTGCTGTCATCTTTATCAAATTCTCAAAACAATCTAAGAGtctgtttttatataaatgtgcTTGGCAACATAGCTGAAAAAAGCATTATCAGTTACATACTTTTATCAGTAACACAGAaattttaagggggaaaaaacagaTGTTCTTACAACACAAAGTcagaattaacagaaaaattcTGCCGGTCACTTTGGACTATTTAACTGCCTGGGTCAGGGTTCTGTAGACAAACGAGCATCTATGGAGCACCTGAAGTAGGGGAATCAACAAAACTTGGGTTTCAAAAGTTACCTGGGTTTACAGCATGAAACTTGGTTGGAGGACACACAACCTTGCGTGAGCGAGGTGCCTCGGTGTGTGTGGACGTGTTGGAGGTACAGCATCATGGTGGCTTCCTCCAGAAAGGGACATTTGGGGTGGATTCATTCCATCTGGACAACACAGCCTGATGTGGCATGGACATGAATGGAGGTGAAATGGACAGTAGCCGAGAGGATCAGTCCTGACAAGGGCCAAGGTGAAAAACCTGGGAACCCCTTCAGGTGCAGAGTCTTCAGTTGAAAAACGAAGTGGTCATAGGAAATACTGAGATGGATCAGCAGTGCACGGGAGACAGAGTTCTTGGCCCTGCAGCGTGAGTAGTGTGGATTCTCAAGTTTTCTCCTCTCTCCATTTCTCTTCCAATGCAGACTGTTACGAGCACGAGATTCCAAAGTACTGTGAGCCTTGGCCCAGTCTCGAAGGTAAAGGAAGGCTGCTAGCAAGACTGGCATCTGGGCTTGGCTGTGTGTGTTTTCTGCTGTGGGAAAATATACATAACACAATATTTATCATTTGAACCTTTTAACCAAAGTGTGCATGCAGTGgcattaaaaatattcacagtGTTGCATAACGAACACCACTATCTACACCCACGATTTTGATGATTTCTTACAAAACCTTGTCCACAGTAAGCAATATATCGCCTTCTCCCTGTTTCCAGCTCATGGTAATTCCTATCCCACCTTCTCTTGTATGAATTTGATTATTCTAGGCACTTCATATAAGTACAATTAGACAATAtattccttttgtgtctggcttatttcactaagcacAATATTTTCACTGTCCACCCATGTTGTATCATCTATCAAAATTGTGTTCCTTTTTTACAGATGGATGATATACCATTGCATGTAGACCACCTTgcttttattattcatttgttcattgatAGTTGGATTATTTCCACCTTCTGGCTCCTGTGAGAAGTGATGCTGTAAACAttagtgtacaaatatctgtttgatttctgttctctattctttggggtatatacttGAGTCGAATTCCTGGGTCTAAAGGGAGTTATATATTTAACCTTCTGAGCCATTGCagactgtttttcacagtggctgcaTCTTTATCCATTTCTACCAGCTAATGTATCAGGGTTACAATTTCTTTACATCCTTGTCCACACTTACTTTAAATCATCCTAGTATATTGGTGTCTACTTGTGTTTTtcaattgcatttctctaatgactgtTGATGCTGAGCAGCTTTTCCTATGCCATTATCCGTGGGTGTATATTCTTTAGGGAACTAtatgttcaagtcttttgccaatttttaaagagttgtctggggccaggtgcggtggctcacgcctgtaatcccagcactttgggaggccgagccgggcagatcacgaggtcaggagatcgagaccatcctggctaacacggtgaaaccccatctctactaaaagtacaaaaaaaattagccaggtgtgggggcgggcacctgtagtcagagctactcaggaggctgaggcaggagaatggcgtgaacctgggaggcggagcttgcagtgagccaagatcgtaccacgcactccagcctgggcgacagagcaagactgtctcaaaaaaaaaaaaaaaaagaaaaaaaaaaaaaaagaattctctgatttttatttagtttgttgTTTTAGATTTTTGGGAGGTTTAAAATATGTTCTACATTTTAGTCTCACAAGAtaagtgatttgcaaatatttccccctTTTGTAGAACTTTAGATGCTCAAAATTCATTAATTTGTATGAAATCCTCAGCAGTTGGCCCCAAACAGGTAAGACTGAAGCAATATTTTAGGAATAGTTGAAAGTATTATCACCACAGAACAGGCGTAATCAAATCCTGCAAGCTACACATAACCACAGTGACAGATAAGGCAGCAAAGGGCTGTTTGGTGATTAGTTCACCACACTTGTTGCAACTGTTTGTGCTGCAGAGTTAAGACATACCAGCATTCAACTCATGTCTCCTCTCTTGAAATAAACAGTCCAATGTTGGCTGGCCTGAACAAGCACAGATATTCTCCATACTCAATTAATATGCATGTATGACGAAGAAAAGAAGGTCTGGATGGAAAAATATTGTGTGATTAATAATTAtgctttaattaattttaaaggaTATAACTTCAGTATTTCCAATTCTTCCATCAGCAGTTATAACAAAGGGTTAGTGAATAAATACAGTAGACTGTTTTGTCTAGAATAATCCAATCTGTCTACTAAACTTTGCTTTTATTCAAGTGCAAAATGCTAAAACATAATAACTGCAGTGACAGCCAGTGTGGATCCACAGAGGTAAAAATGGTCTTGGGACATAAATCCTATAAGCTAATACTATTTTACAGGATTTAGAAAACCATTGAGCTGGGTTTCAAACCTCACAGTGTGAGCAGTGGGACTCTCATCAGATTATAGCGTGTGCTTCAGTACCATTTGTAGACTGACTCATTCCCGTTGCCTTAAGTTGCCATCAGCAAAATGCCAGGGACTCTGTTTCTCGCTCCTCAGCTCCTCGCTCTTCCTGTCTTTCAATGAGGGAAGATTTTTTAGCAGCAGCTCaagctgtgcttttttttttttttttgagacggagtctcgcgctgtcacccaggctggagtgcagtggccggatctcagctcactgcaagctccgcctcccgggttcacgccattctcctgcctccgcctcccgagtagctgggactacaagctgtGCTTTTAATgaaacacatccacacacactGTCGTGTTGTCCACATTAAGCAGAGCTCCCTGAATAACTCATGAACCAAAGCATCTGTGACTAACCATTGCTCTGTGTCCTCCTAGCCTCTGAGGAGTCTCCAGCTCTCAAGGACAGAGGAGATGGAGAGAGGCCGGTCAATACGAGGGTAAGGTTGCTTTCCTTTCCCTGAAATAGAAATGTTCCTTTCTTGGCGTCTTTCTTGTTCAACTGACTTTACATGTGAAAAAAACGACAATGTCCGTTACAGATATTAAATGCAGTGTTCTGAGGGGACAGAAGAAGCGACTCTTAGCAACTGATACGTAATCCAAAATTGCATTTACCTATGATGGCTTCAGGTTGTAGACTGTATCCTTGGGGTCCTTGTCCTTGGAAGCAATGTCTTCTCCTTGGATTCAGTATTTTGCACTTGCCAAGCTACGTGGACCTGAGGAATCCACCATCCAGAAGCTGATATTTTTTCTAGTGTGTATCCTACCCTTGTTTGGGGGGTCTTGAATTTGACCACACTTTCTGACCTTGTTTTCAGTATTCACTGAGAGAAATAAAGCCTTGTGCAAACAATCCACAACACGACGTACCCCTCATAAAGCTTTGTTTCTGTATTGCAGGTGATGCAGGTGGTCCCTCTGAGGTGTGACTCTAGTAAGTATTCTGGAattacttacaaagaaaacaatctGGATGCAAAGAAAGGTGTGGCATCCTTGCAGGTTTCAATGTGAAGAGCCACCCTGAGCCTGGGACTGTGATAGGAATAAGCAGAGtggaagtgtttttaaaaaacccGAGTTCCCCAGGGAAAAAGTTATCGCCAATTTTTGAGGAAGCAGCTGTGCTGCCTTTTGGGTGGTACTGAGTTGGGTGCTTGAGGATTGGTGGTGTCTTGTGTGAGGCTGCATCATGTGGGGggggggtgtgagtgtgtgtgtggtgtgtgtgtgtgtgtgtttgtacaggTGAGGCTGTGTGTGTTCTCAGGAGAGATTTCCCATTTATACAACTCAATCACCAGTGTCCACTTCCAACAATAAAATCCATCCCCCTCTACTCTCTCTGTACAGTGACTCCTCCACCCTCACCAGAGCCATCCCTGGGTCTGGCTTCTTATCCCCACTGCTTAGGTGGAGAACCTGAAGGGCCAAGGGAGTGGCCCCAGCTCCCGAGTTCGTGAATGAGAAAGTGAAAACATAAACCCAGGAGTGTGGGCCAGTGCTGACGCTGACATGCACTTAGTCATGGGGTGTTCCCCACCGCACAGGGAGTCCAGCATTCGTGTATAAATCCTAAAGCACAGAGCCTAAGAGGTCCCAGACACTGCCCATCACCATAAAGTGGCCTCTGTGGTCACACAACCCAGGGCACATCTCCCCACCGACCAGCGTAGTTATCAGTGTGTCACAAGCACAAAGATCCCCGGGGGTTTGGGTCAGCTCACAGagcctgtgttttttgttttttgtttttgttttttttaacttttatttaaagttcggggtacatgtgcagggaGTGCAGGTTTGCCACATACATAAACGTGTGTTgagagtttgttgtacagatttcATCACCCATGTATTAAGCCTAATatcagctatttttcctgatcctcccgctcctcccacctcccaccctccagtaggccccacACTCACAGATTCTAAGAGGAGTGGGGGACCACGCAGGCCAGTGCAGCCCACTTCAGTTGTGAAGTTAATTTGCTCAGCAACTGGCCAAAGCCTATAAGGATGGGTGATGTATTTTAGTAGATTTAGTAATATTATCTTCCCAAGCCCTAAAATGCTCAAATCCTGCCAGCTGAAAATGGTGAGGAGGGACAGATGGGAACTCTGTACAGTAGTTATTAGCCTGGCTTCCGTCCCCTCGTGGCAACTCTCTTGTGCATGTGGGTTAAAGACCCTCAGCCTCAAGCCAAGCCGCCTCCATGAGGAGCCATCTCACTATTGACTGGCTAGTGCAGTGTATGGCCACCAGCCCAACTGAAACAAAACGTGGCTTTAAAACAAGTGTAAATCTCATACAACAGGCAAATGCAGAAGCAGCATGTCTTGGAAGTTGTAAAGAAGACAGTCGCAGTGTCGCTGGACTTCAACGTGGGTAGACAACATGAGAGAACTCTATCACTGAATCACGGCAGAGATCAAGGCCACTTGTAGACTATTTTGTGTTACAGAAGGTGGCTGTTAGCTCCTAAGCAAAGACCTCTGTTTCTCATTTCTTCCCTGTTCATCCTCTTGGTCATCCTTCTTCCGCAAGGGAAAACAGCCCAAGCAAAAGGCAGTTTCAGTATTAATCTGACCGAGGTTTTGTGCAGTTTATTATCATCCAGGTAATCAGGTGCAACCCGGTCTGCCTACCAGTCCCCCTGCCCCTGCtctgtgttttcatttaataaacattttggtCTACTTACTATGTGTTAGATTTTCTGGAGACCACAGAGTAAATGAGACAGAATCTTTATGTTCACAGCTAAGTTAGATTTAACATAACTGACAAAAATTAAGATTTCTGATTTCTTGTAAGAATATTTTGTATGTGTGAATGCATGCTGAATGTAAAGTGgttaacaaaaaaaatcacacttgcACTCATGGAGGGCTTTTCAGGAATTtgtcaatttgtatttttttgtatttccccACTTCACTGGATAAAGCATATCTGAACCTGGAAGCTGATTCCCACTGCAGAAAGCGTTCTGAGTCATGTCCCTTAGCTTCTCTAGCGCAGGTCCACCCGGGAGGATGGCCCAGCATCAGCTCGGCCCATGCTGTGATCAGCCACCTCCATGCACCACACCAAGCAAGCTCCCTGGGTGATTCACAGTCTCCACCACCAGGGCACTGACCTTTACTCTCTGTTCTCCTAGCTCCCTATGGGGACCCTGTACAGGACACTGCTAACAAGGACACTGTGCGTGACATCGCTGACACTGTACGAAACATCTGTAATGAGGACGCCCTATATGAGATCATTAATGAGGCCGCTGTACACGATACTAATCAGCATGCTGTACAAGACATCTGTAAAAAAGACGCTGCCAAGGTAAGACACTTTTATCTTGAACAGAAATGATACTTTCCTGGTTCTTTCCAATCAGATGTAGACATGAACATCTGCCAATGTGCATTATTTATGACATCTGCAATTCCCTTGGTGTGGTGCTGTTGATTGGCAGCCTCTCACCAACCCATGCCAGGCACACAGGGGCGTGGTAGATGGCGGCATCCACAATCCACCGCAATGCAGAGGTGTTTCCCTCCACAGCACGTTTCCCCTGTGGATTAAGAGTTGTGAAACTGTCaatgtaaatacattttaaagataaattctgTGGGAAAAGATCTTGTCTTTTCCACAGGTGTCCTCCGTGCTAGTTTGGGGGGAGTTCAACCTTTGACTCAATCACTATATCCCTtctaatttttcaagtttttgagAGAATATCAGATCTATGTGACATGCATGGCATCATTTCACCCTCCTGTTTTCTATAATTGCAGGAGCCATTTATACTGGAAAACGGTACGTACCCTGAAATAACCCACTTCCTGAGGGAAAAACGCTGTCTGTAGGGGTACAGAAACCAGATTCTTGGCTCCTTTTGGGAAGAAGGATCTGGGGGTCTGGTGAGAGCAGATGATTTTGCAAGTATAAAACAATGTCCAGAGAGGCTGGAGGGATGTCTGTGGGACAATCAGAGGAAACACCAGGGGATCCTGTGTGAAGCACCGGGGCTTCAGCTGGGGTGGGAAGAGTGGGTGGGCCTCTCTCTAATGACTTATCCTGGTGTTTGTGTTTCTAAAGATTTGATTGTGGAGAGCATATCTGACGACGAGGATTTTGCAGGTAGGTAACTACTTTCCAGATAAGATCCAATGGGAGAGAGTTCCCAGGGCCTTCGGGGTATCCgtgctgcttgggaggttgagggagggggcatgaaatcaaaaagaaaaaggaaatgtgtgtCAAACTGGATTTGGTGTTTTCCAGGTTTCTTGCCATAATGTAAGAACTGTCTCTGTGGGCTGGGAGGGTGCTGTGTGATTTGAAGGAGATCTTTCCCAGAACACCTggccttttctgcctctgccaAACATCACAGCCTTTGGGTTGGACTGGTCAGCACTCCTTGGGATTGTGCAGAAGAGGTTTGGGGTTGCATCAAGTGGCACCTGTGGCGAACAGAATCTGAGGGACACAACTCCCTCACAGGCACTTACTTGAACCTGGAGACACAGTTCTCCTGGTGTGTGCCCAGGGGTGCAGGAGAAATTCACGGTCATCCTCTGAACTTTTAGGACTTCAAAAAGCACTCATGTTTCCATCTCGCTGTTGACTCCTAGCTTAAAGGGAGCTCCCGGGGTGAGTGATGGAGGCGGGATCGGACCCTGGCAGTCTGACGGCAACACCTGTGTTCCTCTGCACTGGGCCTTGGACAACATTACACACCTTGGTGAGCATCAGGAATTCAGGCTAACCACATCTGAAATTGAGATGGACCTTGAGTCATATAAATAGTTTGGAAAAGATGCATTTTATCACCCTGTTGAAAGAAACCACTTATTTCTCACTCCAGCAGGATAAATGGTTTTCAGTATCTACTTAACTGCTCATTGACTCTTACTGTAGATGAGGAGGTGGCAAgcagcccctgccctccccacgTTGTAGGCCCAAGGTAACCAGCAATTGGCTGGATATAACGGAAGAGGGGTGCATTCGGAGGTATCTGTATTAATGGGACCCGCATGATATGGGTGACAGCTATTAGGGTGAGAAAAAACCTGGGAGCATaatgaaatatgtaaatattcaaACATTGTTGAAATCTCCATGGTACTTTAATAGTTGAAGTCATTCTTGTGGTCATCACTGCCTTTCCCAAACATAACAAGCTACTTAATGTCACACGGACCCATGCCATGAGGAATGACGATCAGTTTGTAAAATGCCAGTAAAACCATTGCCTGTATCAGCCACAATATTTCATCCATACATTTCAATGTCCATGTGTAAGTATAGTTCAAATGTCAGAAATTTATTATCATCTAGTAGAATATGCATAGTGTATCAATGAGCAATAATTATCATACTGTTTCTATTAACAGTTATTTGATGAAAAACGCAGACTCCCATTCTTGGAGTTTTCTGAGTTTGCACACATTAGCGTGACAGCCCCATGTCCACCTGACGTGTGCCCGCAGGAGGCCAGGAACAGAGGCTTTTCCTATTAGCTAAGGTTTCTAAATGTATTACATATTCATGGTTAGAAATAACTCTAAATATCATAAAAGGTTAGCAAGGAAGTTTCCCTTCCACTCTGAACTTCCAAACACCAAGtcaacatttttgtttgcatGTCATCCCTACAATCTACATGCAAATAGAAACATGCGCCTGGCATGCATGCTGATGCGTGATCGTGTTTTTACAAAGTCCTCTGCACCTCTGCATATGCCACTGGGCAATGCACCTTA includes the following:
- the LOC105464188 gene encoding uncharacterized protein isoform X1, producing MGNRFSCFQGDSKKPSKKHVKREPCSTTTVTSSSTINEILRRYSLYTTQRWRHHGFWGRKKVHPQEDCYEHEIPKYCEPWPSLEASEESPALKDRGDGERPVNTRVMQVVPLRCDSTPYGDPVQDTANKDTVRDIADTVRNICNEDALYEIINEAAVHDTNQHAVQDICKKDAAKEPFILENDLIVESISDDEDFAA
- the LOC105464188 gene encoding uncharacterized protein isoform X2, translated to MGNRFSCFQGDSKKPSKKHVKREPCSTTTVTSSSTINEILRRYSLYTTQRWRHHGFWGRKKVHPQEASEESPALKDRGDGERPVNTRVMQVVPLRCDSTPYGDPVQDTANKDTVRDIADTVRNICNEDALYEIINEAAVHDTNQHAVQDICKKDAAKEPFILENDLIVESISDDEDFAA